Proteins co-encoded in one Stenotrophomonas maltophilia genomic window:
- a CDS encoding HDOD domain-containing protein has translation MRILLVGDAASLPAELTEFIADLGEDWQPLTATDGHSAMSVVAAQGVDAVIVCPQLPDLNATTLLGQIRTLRPETIRIALIDAQHGNRPPPARLIGVAHRFLPLPLAPEVLLEALTSLEELREVLDSPRLRDAIGRIEKLPSPPHLYLSLTQALEHDDDADSADVAKLVAADPAIAAKVLQLSNSAFFSQGRTIADLRTAVTRLGLSTLRDLVLASEVFSAPTLSAAERNSLQQRALLASRLAARLLPESSAELGATAALLADIGLLLPGVRNERSEPSLAGDARPGHAEAGAYLLGLWGLPMPIIEAVAFHLQPQRANTRSFWVTGAVHVALALVNGDPVDEDYLQRAGVLNRLPQWREHANALMGLVPSDA, from the coding sequence GTGCGTATTCTGCTTGTTGGGGATGCAGCCAGCCTGCCGGCTGAGCTGACCGAATTCATTGCCGATCTTGGGGAAGACTGGCAACCGCTGACCGCCACCGATGGCCACAGCGCGATGAGCGTGGTGGCTGCGCAGGGCGTGGACGCGGTGATCGTCTGCCCGCAGCTGCCCGATCTCAATGCCACCACGCTGCTGGGCCAGATCCGGACCTTGCGCCCGGAGACCATCCGCATCGCGCTGATCGATGCCCAGCATGGCAACCGGCCACCGCCGGCACGCCTGATCGGCGTCGCCCACCGCTTCCTGCCGCTGCCACTGGCGCCGGAAGTGCTGCTGGAAGCACTGACCAGCCTGGAAGAGCTGCGCGAGGTGCTGGACAGCCCGCGCCTGCGCGATGCCATCGGCCGTATCGAGAAGCTGCCCTCGCCGCCGCATCTGTACCTGAGCCTGACCCAGGCGCTGGAACATGACGACGACGCCGACAGCGCCGACGTGGCCAAGCTGGTCGCTGCTGATCCGGCGATCGCGGCCAAGGTGCTGCAGCTGTCCAATTCGGCGTTCTTCAGCCAGGGCCGCACCATCGCCGACCTGCGCACCGCAGTGACCCGCCTGGGCCTGTCCACCCTGCGCGACCTGGTTCTGGCCAGCGAAGTGTTCTCGGCACCAACGCTGTCGGCGGCCGAGCGCAACTCGTTGCAGCAGCGTGCCCTGCTCGCCTCGCGGCTGGCGGCACGGCTGCTGCCCGAATCCAGCGCCGAGCTGGGCGCGACCGCCGCGCTGCTGGCCGACATTGGCCTGCTGCTGCCGGGCGTGCGCAACGAGCGCAGCGAACCCTCGCTGGCCGGCGATGCCCGCCCCGGACACGCCGAGGCCGGCGCCTACCTGCTGGGCCTGTGGGGCCTGCCGATGCCGATCATCGAAGCGGTGGCATTCCATCTGCAGCCGCAGCGCGCCAACACGCGCAGCTTCTGGGTGACCGGCGCGGTGCACGTGGCGCTGGCGCTGGTCAACGGCGATCCGGTGGATGAGGACTACCTGCAGCGCGCAGGTGTACTGAACCGGCTGCCACAGTGGCGCGAGCATGCCAACGCGCTGATGGGCCTGGTGCCCAGCGACGCCTGA
- the ppa gene encoding inorganic diphosphatase, producing the protein MGLELVSPGKNPPEEINVIIEIPKDSEPVKYEVDKETGAIFVDRILSTPMRYPCNYGYVPSTLCGDGDPADVLVVLPLPLVPGSVVRCRPVGVLKMSDEAGSDEKILAVPVSKIFSGYAHVEDIAQVSSHWLERIGHFFEHYKDLEKGKWVKLDGWGGAAEAKQILVEAHQRHLDSKA; encoded by the coding sequence ATGGGTCTGGAACTCGTCTCGCCCGGCAAGAACCCGCCGGAAGAAATCAACGTCATCATCGAGATCCCGAAGGACTCGGAGCCGGTGAAGTACGAAGTGGACAAGGAAACCGGCGCAATCTTCGTCGACCGCATCCTGTCCACCCCGATGCGCTACCCGTGCAACTACGGCTATGTGCCGAGCACCCTGTGTGGCGACGGTGACCCGGCCGACGTGCTGGTGGTGCTGCCGCTGCCGCTGGTGCCGGGTTCGGTGGTGCGCTGCCGTCCGGTCGGCGTGCTGAAGATGAGCGACGAGGCCGGCAGCGACGAGAAGATCCTGGCGGTGCCGGTGTCGAAGATCTTCAGTGGCTACGCCCACGTCGAAGACATCGCCCAGGTCTCCAGCCACTGGCTGGAGCGCATCGGCCACTTCTTCGAGCACTACAAGGACCTGGAAAAGGGCAAGTGGGTGAAGCTTGATGGTTGGGGCGGCGCCGCCGAGGCCAAGCAGATCCTGGTCGAGGCGCACCAGCGCCATCTGGACAGCAAGGCCTGA
- a CDS encoding RNA polymerase sigma factor gives MSSNAVTLTELLIRERPALLRRVQRILGGDNGAEDVIQAVWFKARGVDDSQAIDNPRAYLYRLAANLATDHGRESTRRNRLLADHYLWGPDEVISTEEQAMAQDELQRVLDAASHLPEPTRTIFRLNRLQGLTQAEIARRLGVSVTTIENHVRTALQRLAWARSGR, from the coding sequence ATGTCCTCCAATGCCGTCACCCTCACCGAACTGTTGATCCGCGAGCGGCCGGCGCTGCTGCGCCGCGTTCAGCGGATCCTCGGCGGCGACAACGGCGCCGAGGACGTGATCCAGGCGGTCTGGTTCAAGGCGCGCGGGGTCGATGACAGCCAGGCCATCGACAACCCACGCGCCTATCTGTACCGGTTGGCGGCCAACCTGGCCACCGACCACGGCCGCGAATCCACCCGCCGCAATCGACTGCTGGCCGACCACTACCTGTGGGGCCCGGACGAGGTGATCTCGACCGAGGAGCAGGCCATGGCCCAGGATGAGCTGCAGCGTGTGCTGGATGCCGCCAGCCATCTGCCCGAACCCACCCGCACGATCTTCCGGCTCAACCGCCTGCAGGGCCTGACCCAGGCCGAGATCGCACGCCGCCTGGGTGTGTCGGTGACCACCATCGAAAACCATGTGCGCACCGCGCTGCAACGACTGGCGTGGGCGCGCAGCGGTCGATGA
- a CDS encoding FecR family protein, with protein sequence MSPPNMLPAANDDALAEQARGWIAWLASGDHSDARMQAFERWLAQPGHRRAFEHERALWRGVGPRPQAARAVRRRPQRLRWAMAAAAALAMLVAWPEAWLRLQADHRSTHVVQSVHLPDGSRAVLDADSAIAVHFDADARQVELLRGRVWFEVSPDAQRRFSVQAGNGVVEDISTAFSVARGDDRVETQVGQGRVRVASPADGGWTYLKAGQRAAYDEHSAVTRLADMAADSVGAWRQGELLLEQASVADAVQRVGRYRAGPTFVRGDLSRLPAVSAALRIDRPEQALDALAATAGLQVTRLPFGVAIVQ encoded by the coding sequence ATGAGCCCGCCGAACATGCTGCCCGCCGCCAATGACGATGCCCTGGCCGAACAGGCCCGGGGCTGGATCGCGTGGTTGGCCTCGGGCGACCACAGCGACGCGCGCATGCAGGCGTTCGAGCGCTGGCTGGCACAGCCGGGCCATCGCCGCGCGTTCGAGCACGAGCGCGCGCTGTGGCGCGGTGTCGGTCCGCGCCCGCAGGCGGCCCGCGCCGTGCGGCGTCGGCCGCAACGCCTGCGCTGGGCGATGGCGGCGGCGGCCGCGCTGGCGATGCTGGTGGCCTGGCCGGAAGCCTGGTTGCGACTGCAGGCCGACCATCGCAGCACGCACGTCGTACAGAGCGTGCACCTGCCCGACGGCAGCCGTGCGGTACTCGATGCCGACAGCGCGATCGCCGTGCACTTCGATGCAGATGCGCGGCAGGTGGAGCTGCTGCGCGGTCGTGTCTGGTTCGAGGTCAGTCCGGATGCGCAGCGGCGATTCAGCGTGCAGGCCGGCAACGGCGTGGTTGAGGACATTTCCACCGCCTTCAGCGTGGCCCGCGGCGATGATCGGGTGGAAACCCAGGTCGGGCAGGGCAGGGTGCGCGTGGCCAGCCCGGCCGATGGCGGTTGGACCTACCTGAAGGCGGGCCAGCGTGCGGCCTATGACGAGCACAGCGCAGTGACGCGCCTGGCCGACATGGCGGCTGACAGCGTGGGCGCGTGGCGGCAGGGCGAGCTGCTGCTGGAGCAGGCCAGTGTCGCCGACGCTGTGCAACGGGTCGGCCGCTACCGTGCCGGCCCGACCTTCGTGCGCGGCGATCTGTCGCGGCTGCCCGCAGTGAGTGCCGCGCTGCGCATCGATCGCCCGGAACAGGCGCTGGATGCGCTGGCAGCAACCGCCGGGTTGCAGGTCACCCGCTTGCCGTTCGGTGTCGCCATCGTCCAGTAG
- a CDS encoding TonB-dependent receptor, translating into MFDSHRPGRALRPSRLCIALLAAGLASAAPSVWAQSAAGSHAAQQRYDIPAQPLDEALRSYMRQSGVQVVYPATLARGVTSRAVSGSLSASEALQQLLQGSGLVVRRVGAEAVTLEAAAPAQADGGVIVTDTLSVAGDRVDSDGGSDEARLLDSYRSVGSTTTLNRTHLERFRGTSNGDIVKGVAGVTAGDPRVGNGFDVNIRGIQGQSRVPVIIDGGQSSMDTYRGYAGQSQRSYLDPDLISSLTITKGPSLQANASGGIGGVVEMETLKVGDVLREGRDFGVRVRGGLANASANNLPAYSAAPRSDRSATGSQFFNVAGAGHWDRFDLVAAYAYRDNGNYFSGKHGYDDFPQTRRTLAPLNPPRTEVFNTSSRSKSTLLKGTWRIDDAQTLEAGYRRYEGTAGEIMASQIIRVDRDRIPQWDPGHVDMDSYSLRYRFNPDSEWVDLRVNAWYTDADSVMYNSLTGITPWYFDRRTEWYDAPTFSGDPGYKDAYRNPLRQKRFGVDASNTSRFDTRAGAFTLDYGLSYSDEDIAPGSSGPVMHDDLVNNRFLRNAERKEYSAVASLKWQPDEHWELLAGGRWNRVDVHDRNRLATADAFAVQGQYRYTELLNGNPALPSWRAKRIALLNWYPDANGNFTQQSLLASPYKKGTVADIGGWNFFDADAPQDLEVPVSWTWSQPIRRRDSAFSPTASVAYRFSQDTMVYVKYAEGTKLPSLFETTLGLFTAAKPVGELKPETAHSWEIGASTIRYDLFAAGDRLALKLAYFDTRIDDLITRDYRTLSAGLIRNVDQFKVSGMEFQSSYDSGKLFADLSAHYYFKAKTCAPDIAAERRAYGAQRRNDELANTPNCVDGGFEGSYTNTQNPPRYMVNLTLGARLFDERLTFGTRVVHNAGPISKLDKEWNVGLSAIQQLYRPNTLVDLFASWNFNDQWSVEAGVDNLTDRYYLDPLALGVMPAPGRTARLALTWKY; encoded by the coding sequence ATGTTCGATTCCCATCGTCCGGGCCGCGCGCTGCGCCCGTCCCGCCTGTGCATCGCCCTGCTCGCCGCCGGCCTTGCCAGCGCCGCACCGTCGGTGTGGGCGCAGAGTGCCGCCGGCAGCCACGCTGCCCAGCAGCGCTACGACATCCCGGCGCAGCCATTGGATGAAGCGTTGCGCAGCTACATGCGCCAGTCCGGCGTGCAGGTGGTCTATCCGGCCACCCTGGCGCGGGGGGTGACCTCGCGGGCAGTCAGCGGCAGCCTGTCGGCCAGCGAAGCACTGCAACAGTTGTTGCAGGGCAGTGGCCTGGTGGTGCGCCGGGTCGGCGCCGAGGCGGTCACCCTGGAAGCGGCCGCCCCGGCGCAGGCCGACGGTGGCGTGATCGTCACCGACACGCTGAGCGTGGCCGGCGACCGCGTCGACAGCGATGGTGGCAGCGACGAGGCGCGGCTGCTCGACAGCTACCGCAGCGTCGGCTCGACCACCACGCTTAACCGCACGCACCTGGAACGCTTCCGTGGCACCTCCAATGGCGACATCGTCAAGGGCGTGGCCGGTGTCACCGCCGGCGATCCGCGCGTGGGCAACGGCTTCGACGTCAACATCCGTGGCATCCAGGGCCAGAGCCGCGTACCGGTGATCATCGACGGCGGCCAGTCCAGCATGGACACCTATCGCGGCTATGCCGGCCAATCCCAGCGCAGCTACCTCGATCCGGATCTGATCTCCAGCCTGACCATCACCAAGGGCCCGAGCCTGCAGGCCAACGCCTCCGGCGGCATCGGTGGTGTCGTGGAGATGGAAACGCTCAAGGTGGGTGACGTGCTGCGCGAAGGCCGCGATTTCGGCGTGCGCGTGCGTGGTGGCCTGGCCAACGCCAGTGCCAACAACCTGCCGGCCTACAGTGCCGCGCCGCGGAGCGATCGCAGCGCCACCGGCAGCCAGTTCTTCAACGTGGCCGGCGCCGGGCATTGGGATCGTTTCGATCTGGTGGCCGCCTACGCCTACCGCGATAATGGCAACTATTTCTCGGGCAAGCACGGCTACGACGATTTCCCGCAGACGCGTCGCACGCTGGCGCCACTGAATCCGCCGCGCACCGAAGTGTTCAACACCTCCTCGCGCTCGAAGTCCACGCTGCTCAAGGGCACCTGGCGCATCGATGATGCGCAGACCCTGGAAGCGGGCTATCGCCGCTATGAAGGCACGGCCGGCGAGATCATGGCCTCGCAGATCATCCGCGTCGACCGCGACCGCATCCCGCAGTGGGATCCGGGCCATGTCGACATGGACAGCTACAGCCTGCGCTACCGCTTCAATCCGGACAGCGAGTGGGTCGATCTGCGCGTCAATGCTTGGTACACCGACGCCGACAGCGTGATGTACAACAGCCTCACCGGCATCACCCCGTGGTACTTCGACCGCCGCACCGAGTGGTACGACGCCCCCACTTTCAGTGGCGATCCCGGCTACAAGGACGCCTACCGTAACCCGCTGCGGCAGAAGCGCTTCGGCGTGGATGCCAGCAACACCTCGCGGTTCGATACCCGTGCCGGTGCGTTCACGCTTGACTACGGCCTGTCGTACAGCGACGAGGACATCGCACCCGGCAGTTCCGGTCCGGTCATGCACGATGATCTGGTCAACAACCGTTTCCTGCGCAACGCCGAACGCAAGGAATACAGCGCGGTGGCTTCGCTGAAGTGGCAGCCTGACGAACACTGGGAGCTGCTGGCCGGTGGCCGCTGGAACCGCGTGGACGTGCACGACCGCAACCGCCTGGCCACTGCCGATGCGTTCGCCGTGCAGGGCCAGTACCGCTACACCGAACTGCTCAATGGCAACCCGGCGCTGCCGTCGTGGCGGGCCAAGCGCATCGCGCTGCTGAACTGGTACCCGGACGCCAATGGCAACTTCACCCAGCAATCGCTGCTGGCTTCGCCGTACAAGAAGGGCACGGTGGCCGACATTGGCGGCTGGAACTTCTTCGATGCCGATGCGCCACAGGATCTGGAAGTGCCGGTCAGCTGGACCTGGTCGCAGCCGATCCGGCGCCGCGACAGCGCCTTCTCGCCGACCGCCAGCGTGGCCTACCGCTTCAGCCAAGACACCATGGTCTACGTGAAGTACGCCGAAGGCACCAAGCTGCCGAGCCTGTTCGAGACCACGCTGGGCCTGTTCACCGCCGCCAAGCCGGTGGGCGAACTGAAGCCGGAAACCGCGCACAGCTGGGAGATCGGTGCCAGCACGATCCGCTACGACCTGTTCGCCGCAGGCGACCGCCTGGCTTTGAAGCTGGCCTACTTCGATACCCGCATCGACGATCTGATCACCCGCGACTACCGCACGCTGTCGGCTGGCCTGATCCGCAACGTCGATCAGTTCAAGGTCTCGGGCATGGAGTTCCAGTCCAGCTATGACAGCGGCAAACTGTTCGCCGATCTGTCCGCGCACTACTACTTCAAGGCCAAGACCTGCGCGCCGGACATCGCTGCCGAGCGTCGTGCCTATGGCGCGCAGCGCAGGAACGATGAGCTGGCCAACACGCCCAACTGCGTGGATGGCGGCTTCGAGGGCTCGTACACCAACACGCAGAACCCGCCGCGCTACATGGTCAACCTGACCCTGGGCGCGCGCCTGTTCGACGAGCGCCTGACCTTCGGTACCCGCGTGGTCCACAACGCCGGCCCGATCAGCAAGCTGGACAAGGAATGGAACGTGGGCCTGTCGGCGATCCAGCAGCTGTACCGTCCGAACACGCTGGTCGACCTGTTCGCCAGCTGGAACTTCAACGACCAGTGGTCGGTGGAGGCGGGCGTGGACAACCTGACCGACCGCTACTACCTGGACCCGCTGGCCCTGGGCGTGATGCCGGCACCGGGCCGCACCGCGCGCCTGGCGCTGACCTGGAAGTACTGA
- a CDS encoding DUF2789 domain-containing protein produces the protein MITTEPRMTNLFLQLGLDASAEGIARFIGEHQLATDVEVVEAPYWSDAQRQFLSESLQADAAWSTVVDELNEALHEDAVKAATGL, from the coding sequence ATGATCACCACCGAACCGCGCATGACCAACCTGTTCCTGCAGCTGGGCCTGGATGCCAGCGCCGAGGGCATCGCCCGCTTCATCGGCGAACACCAGCTGGCCACCGATGTGGAAGTGGTCGAGGCACCTTACTGGAGCGATGCCCAGCGCCAGTTCCTGTCTGAATCGCTGCAGGCCGATGCGGCGTGGAGCACCGTGGTGGATGAACTGAACGAGGCGCTGCACGAGGATGCGGTGAAGGCCGCGACCGGGTTGTGA
- a CDS encoding biliverdin-producing heme oxygenase — MNAHIAPEDSRSLRLKAATRDSHGALDKRIMAGDIFADRSNFARFLRVQYRFHRSIDALYANPALDALLPDLAERRRLTQVARDLQDLEQTVPGADITALPTDLPLPAALGWLYVAEGSNLGGTVLYKMANKLGLDRDFGARHLAAHPDGAARHWREFTAALDAVPLDAEQEQQVIEAADAAFRSVHGHVEVEFD, encoded by the coding sequence ATGAACGCACATATCGCTCCCGAAGACAGCCGCAGCCTGCGGCTCAAGGCCGCCACCCGCGACAGCCACGGCGCCCTGGACAAGCGCATCATGGCCGGTGACATCTTCGCCGACCGCAGCAACTTCGCCCGCTTCCTGCGCGTGCAGTACCGCTTCCACCGCAGCATCGACGCGCTGTACGCCAACCCGGCACTGGATGCCCTGCTGCCGGACCTGGCCGAGCGCCGTCGCCTGACCCAGGTGGCGCGCGACCTGCAGGATCTGGAGCAGACCGTGCCGGGCGCGGATATCACCGCCCTGCCCACCGACCTGCCGTTGCCGGCCGCCCTGGGCTGGTTGTACGTGGCCGAAGGCTCCAATCTTGGCGGCACCGTGCTGTACAAGATGGCCAACAAGCTCGGCTTGGACCGCGATTTCGGCGCCCGCCACCTGGCTGCCCATCCGGATGGCGCCGCACGCCACTGGCGTGAGTTCACCGCCGCGCTGGATGCCGTGCCGCTGGACGCCGAGCAGGAGCAGCAGGTGATCGAGGCCGCCGATGCCGCCTTCCGGAGTGTGCACGGTCACGTTGAAGTCGAGTTCGACTGA
- a CDS encoding YbaN family protein, protein MRWLWFALGWVMVGLGVIGALLPVMPTTIFLILAVGCFARSSPKFEQRLLAHPRYGPSLRLWREQGAVSRKGKAFASAGMAVGFALFCWGAHPSWRLLLGVGLFFAVSAGYVLSRPAPRIEATPLVEVDDLNDARAARRRGASPDADGTRDDAAC, encoded by the coding sequence ATGCGTTGGCTCTGGTTCGCACTGGGCTGGGTGATGGTCGGCCTCGGCGTGATCGGCGCACTGCTGCCGGTGATGCCCACCACGATCTTCCTGATCCTGGCGGTGGGCTGCTTCGCGCGCAGCTCGCCGAAGTTCGAGCAGCGCCTGCTGGCCCATCCGCGCTACGGCCCGTCGCTGCGGCTGTGGCGCGAACAGGGCGCGGTGTCGCGCAAGGGCAAGGCGTTCGCCAGCGCCGGCATGGCGGTGGGCTTCGCCTTGTTCTGCTGGGGTGCGCATCCGTCATGGCGCCTGCTGCTGGGCGTGGGCCTGTTCTTCGCGGTCAGCGCCGGCTATGTGCTCAGTCGCCCTGCACCGCGCATTGAAGCCACGCCGCTGGTGGAAGTGGACGATCTCAACGATGCGCGCGCGGCCCGTCGCCGTGGCGCATCCCCTGATGCTGATGGAACCCGAGATGATGCTGCTTGCTGA
- the exbB gene encoding tonB-system energizer ExbB, protein MLLADLAPVAAPALTPWGMYLAADVVVKAVMIALALASLATWTVLLAKGWELARQAKQLRAARALLLQSAQLPVQSEAESLQRGSALAMLEAARTELQLSQGLGRCEGIKERVASRLDRIELETARQQRRGIGVLASIGAVAPFVGLFGTVWGIMNSFIGIAHSNTTNLAVVAPGIAEALLATALGLVAAIPAVLVYNHFSRVLAGLRGLLGDLSAAVQQLVSRDLDRAVPRNAAAPLRAVH, encoded by the coding sequence ATGCTGCTTGCTGACCTGGCCCCCGTGGCCGCCCCCGCACTGACCCCGTGGGGTATGTACCTGGCCGCCGACGTGGTGGTGAAGGCGGTGATGATCGCCCTCGCGCTGGCATCGCTGGCCACCTGGACCGTGCTGCTGGCCAAGGGCTGGGAACTGGCCCGGCAGGCGAAGCAGTTGCGTGCGGCGCGCGCGCTGTTGCTGCAGTCCGCACAGTTGCCGGTGCAGAGCGAAGCGGAAAGCCTGCAGCGGGGCAGCGCGCTGGCGATGCTGGAGGCTGCGCGTACCGAACTGCAACTATCGCAGGGGCTGGGCCGTTGCGAGGGCATCAAGGAGCGAGTGGCGTCGCGGCTGGATCGCATCGAGCTGGAAACGGCGCGACAGCAGCGGCGCGGCATCGGCGTACTCGCCAGCATCGGTGCGGTGGCCCCGTTCGTCGGCCTGTTCGGCACGGTGTGGGGCATCATGAACAGCTTCATCGGCATTGCCCACAGCAACACCACCAACCTCGCCGTGGTTGCGCCGGGTATTGCCGAGGCCCTGCTGGCGACCGCGCTGGGCCTGGTCGCAGCGATTCCGGCGGTGCTGGTCTACAACCACTTCAGCCGTGTGCTGGCCGGTCTGCGTGGACTGCTCGGCGACCTGTCTGCCGCGGTACAGCAGCTGGTCTCGCGCGATCTTGATCGTGCCGTTCCGCGTAACGCAGCGGCACCGCTGCGCGCGGTGCACTGA
- the exbD gene encoding TonB system transport protein ExbD → MAIRTASDRDDAPEEAHEINVTPFIDVMLVLLIIFMVAAPLATVSVPVQLPASSASATPPEQAPVYVTVQADLSLRVGEQAVARDGLAAALQAATHGDTAQRLFLRADTRVPYGELMATLDALRAAGYLKVALVGLEQGTR, encoded by the coding sequence ATGGCGATCAGAACCGCCTCCGACCGCGACGATGCCCCCGAAGAAGCGCACGAGATCAATGTCACGCCCTTCATCGACGTGATGCTGGTGCTGTTGATCATCTTCATGGTGGCCGCGCCGCTGGCCACGGTGTCAGTGCCGGTGCAGCTGCCGGCCAGCAGTGCCAGCGCCACGCCGCCGGAGCAGGCGCCGGTGTATGTGACCGTGCAGGCCGATCTGTCGCTGCGCGTGGGCGAGCAGGCGGTAGCGCGCGACGGGCTGGCGGCGGCGTTGCAGGCCGCTACCCATGGCGACACCGCACAGCGCCTGTTCCTGCGCGCCGATACCCGCGTGCCTTACGGTGAGCTGATGGCCACGTTGGATGCGCTGCGCGCTGCCGGCTACCTGAAGGTAGCGCTGGTTGGCCTGGAGCAGGGCACACGATGA
- a CDS encoding energy transducer TonB, with protein MSGLRRWATSLAIVLLVHALLIGAACWWAAPAPAPAATAPPAALMLELAPMAQAPPAPPREVATGPLQQQQQQRQAPTPPPREQPKVPVQPQGELAPPRTPEPMPSPDTAEANVAQTSAPPQVAADAATRYTAPQTTAGERSRAEATWEGRLLGHLQKHRRYPRQAERLRQQGVVYVRFAVARDGAVFALTLGRSSGFALLDQETLDTVQRANPVPAPPAEVAGDPVQVMVPVSFFLRGR; from the coding sequence ATGAGCGGACTGCGGCGCTGGGCGACCAGCCTGGCGATCGTGCTGCTGGTGCATGCACTGCTGATCGGTGCGGCGTGCTGGTGGGCGGCACCTGCGCCTGCGCCGGCCGCGACTGCGCCGCCCGCTGCATTGATGCTGGAGTTGGCACCGATGGCACAGGCGCCTCCAGCGCCCCCGCGCGAAGTGGCGACGGGACCACTGCAGCAGCAGCAACAGCAGCGGCAGGCGCCCACGCCGCCACCGCGCGAACAGCCCAAGGTGCCTGTGCAGCCCCAGGGTGAGCTGGCGCCGCCGCGTACGCCCGAGCCGATGCCTTCGCCGGACACCGCCGAGGCCAATGTCGCGCAGACCAGCGCACCGCCGCAGGTCGCCGCCGATGCGGCTACGCGCTATACCGCGCCGCAGACCACCGCCGGCGAGCGCAGCCGTGCCGAGGCGACCTGGGAAGGCCGCCTGCTGGGACATCTGCAGAAGCACCGGCGCTATCCGCGCCAGGCCGAGCGACTGCGCCAGCAGGGTGTGGTCTACGTGCGCTTCGCGGTGGCGCGAGATGGCGCCGTCTTCGCTTTGACGTTGGGCCGCAGCAGCGGCTTCGCGCTGCTTGACCAGGAGACGCTGGACACCGTGCAGCGCGCCAACCCGGTGCCGGCGCCGCCGGCCGAAGTGGCCGGCGACCCGGTGCAGGTGATGGTGCCGGTGTCGTTCTTCCTGCGCGGGCGTTGA